From the Coriobacteriia bacterium genome, one window contains:
- the sepF gene encoding cell division protein SepF, producing MGFIHDIKARLGLGDDEYDEYDEYDDEDDGTEARDLPRSPYEGEPQSIRRVTREPDLDRAREAARQGSVVAGPGVQQVPQVKMQIVEPRTYSEAQAIADKFKQGIPVIMNLTMTDQDLAKRLLDFASGLTYGLNGGLQKVSDKVFMLTPANVDVSDAQRAAMRDRGLFGMDR from the coding sequence GTGGGCTTCATCCATGACATCAAAGCGAGACTCGGCCTCGGCGATGACGAGTACGACGAGTACGACGAGTACGACGACGAAGACGACGGCACGGAGGCGCGCGACCTTCCGCGCAGCCCGTACGAGGGCGAGCCGCAGTCGATTCGTCGCGTGACGCGTGAGCCGGACCTCGACAGGGCGCGCGAGGCGGCGCGGCAAGGGTCGGTGGTCGCGGGCCCCGGTGTGCAGCAGGTTCCGCAGGTGAAGATGCAGATCGTCGAGCCACGGACGTACTCCGAGGCGCAGGCGATCGCCGACAAGTTCAAGCAGGGCATTCCGGTGATCATGAACCTCACGATGACCGACCAGGACCTGGCGAAGCGGCTGCTTGATTTCGCATCGGGCCTCACGTATGGCCTCAATGGCGGCCTCCAGAAGGTCTCCGACAAGGTCTTCATGCTCACACCTGCCAACGTGGACGTGAGCGACGCCCAGCGCGCCGCGATGCGCGACAGGGGCCTCTTCGGCATGGATCGGTGA